A genome region from Micromonospora inyonensis includes the following:
- a CDS encoding ATP-binding cassette domain-containing protein has translation MTTTVTTRPAVSVAGLRKTFGAKVVLDGIDLTVTEGTVFALLGPNGAGKTTMVRILATLLPPDGGSIRVAGHDLAREADRVRAAIGLTGQFAAVDRLLTVQENLRLMADLHRLGRAEGGRRVARLIERFDLGESARKPVSLLSGGQQRRLDLAMTLVGDPRLIFLDEPTAGLDPRSRHAMWQIVRELVAEGVTVFLTTQYLEEADQLADRIAVLDQGRIVVEGAPDELKRRIPGGHLLLRFADPVTLRAAAAVLDTAHRDDDALTLQVPSGGDVASLRAVLGTLDRVRAEPDHLTIHTPDLDDVFFAFTGAPATTATSEETR, from the coding sequence GTGACTACCACAGTGACCACCCGCCCCGCCGTATCGGTGGCCGGCCTGCGCAAGACCTTCGGCGCGAAGGTGGTCCTCGACGGCATCGACCTGACCGTCACCGAAGGCACCGTCTTCGCCCTGCTCGGCCCGAACGGCGCTGGCAAGACGACCATGGTGCGGATCCTCGCCACCCTGCTGCCGCCGGACGGCGGCTCGATCCGCGTCGCCGGGCACGACCTGGCCCGGGAAGCCGACCGGGTGCGTGCGGCGATCGGCCTGACCGGCCAGTTCGCGGCCGTCGACCGCCTGCTCACCGTGCAGGAGAACCTGCGGCTGATGGCCGACCTGCACCGGCTCGGTCGGGCCGAGGGCGGCCGGCGGGTGGCCCGGCTGATCGAGCGCTTCGATCTCGGCGAGTCGGCGCGGAAGCCGGTGTCGCTGCTCTCCGGCGGTCAGCAACGCCGCCTGGACCTGGCGATGACCCTGGTCGGCGATCCCCGGTTGATCTTCCTCGACGAGCCCACCGCCGGCCTCGACCCGCGCAGCCGGCACGCGATGTGGCAGATTGTCCGGGAGCTGGTCGCCGAGGGCGTCACGGTTTTTCTCACCACCCAGTACCTGGAGGAGGCGGATCAGCTCGCCGATCGGATCGCGGTGCTGGACCAGGGCCGCATCGTGGTCGAGGGCGCACCGGACGAACTCAAACGCCGGATCCCCGGTGGGCACCTGCTGCTGCGCTTCGCCGACCCGGTCACGTTGCGCGCGGCGGCGGCCGTGCTGGACACGGCACACCGCGACGACGACGCGCTGACCCTCCAGGTGCCCAGCGGCGGCGACGTCGCCTCGTTGCGCGCCGTGCTGGGCACGCTCGACCGGGTCCGGGCCGAGCCTGACCACCTGACGATCCACACCCCGGACCTGGACGACGTGTTCTTCGCCTTCACCGGCGCGCCCGCCACCACCGCGACCTCCGAGGAAACCCGATGA
- a CDS encoding PepSY domain-containing protein has translation MKHKSLITGTLGGAAVLAVAGAVIGTAAAADERSGRTTLTAATTAPTAPATPSGTPATPTAPAATGVPTTSSGGTTTPATGNAVDEKRAGEIALARAGGGRIVEVEAEEEHGRQVWSVEIVNGGTEHEIDVDRTNGSVVKAEQEPVDDDDDRDDDDDDDRDDD, from the coding sequence ATGAAGCACAAGTCCCTGATCACGGGCACCCTGGGGGGTGCGGCGGTGCTGGCGGTGGCCGGAGCGGTGATCGGCACCGCTGCCGCCGCCGACGAGCGGAGCGGTCGTACCACCCTGACCGCGGCGACCACGGCCCCGACGGCCCCCGCCACCCCGAGCGGCACCCCCGCCACCCCCACCGCCCCGGCGGCGACCGGTGTGCCCACCACATCGTCCGGTGGCACCACCACCCCGGCGACCGGGAACGCGGTGGACGAGAAGCGCGCCGGGGAGATCGCGTTGGCCCGCGCCGGAGGCGGCCGGATCGTGGAGGTCGAGGCGGAGGAGGAGCACGGCCGTCAGGTGTGGAGCGTCGAGATCGTGAACGGGGGGACGGAGCACGAGATCGACGTGGACCGGACCAACGGCAGCGTGGTCAAGGCCGAGCAGGAGCCGGTCGACGACGATGACGACCGCGACGACGATGACGATGACGATCGCGACGACGACTGA
- a CDS encoding sensor histidine kinase, which yields MRARLALLAAAVSVLTLVAFLVPLALLVRTVAEDRATVRATADAQSLVPVVGTADPATIRLTVERLAVESGRPVSVFLPDGTVLGTPAPRTPAVALAARGQSLTAESAEGREVVIAVQGRPDGTGVIRTVVPGAELTAGVGRAWLVLALLGGLLVVISLVVADRLAHTLVRPISELSAVSHRLANADLDARVTPAGPTELREVAGALNHLAGRIQELLGQEREQVADLSHRLRTPLTALRLEAESLGDPQDAARITSAVDGLERAVTGLIRQARRQRPAVGPVGCDAAAVVADRVQFWSVLAEDTGRTVHRELASGPLPVAVPAEDLAAAVDALLGNVFAHTPDGTPFTVRLAPTGAKRSGSSGEVLLTVADEGPGMPPDTVRRGASTAGSTGLGLDIARRAAEVGGGRLELRSGRTGGAEVLLRLAPPAAPSGT from the coding sequence GTGAGGGCGCGCCTGGCCCTGCTGGCCGCCGCGGTCAGCGTGCTCACCCTGGTCGCCTTCCTGGTGCCGCTCGCGTTGCTGGTCCGCACCGTCGCCGAGGACCGGGCCACCGTCCGGGCGACCGCCGACGCGCAGAGCCTGGTGCCGGTGGTGGGCACCGCCGATCCGGCGACGATCCGGCTGACCGTCGAGCGGCTCGCCGTCGAGTCCGGCCGACCGGTCAGCGTCTTCCTGCCCGACGGCACGGTGCTCGGCACGCCGGCACCCCGTACCCCGGCGGTGGCCCTGGCGGCGCGCGGCCAGAGCCTCACCGCGGAGTCGGCGGAGGGACGCGAGGTGGTGATCGCGGTGCAGGGCCGGCCGGACGGCACCGGCGTGATCCGGACGGTGGTGCCGGGCGCGGAGCTGACCGCCGGGGTGGGCCGTGCCTGGCTGGTCCTGGCCCTGCTCGGCGGGTTGCTGGTGGTGATCAGTCTGGTGGTGGCCGACCGGCTGGCCCACACCCTGGTCCGACCGATCAGCGAACTCTCCGCCGTGTCGCACCGCCTCGCCAACGCCGATCTCGACGCCCGGGTGACCCCCGCCGGTCCGACCGAGCTGCGCGAGGTGGCCGGTGCCCTCAACCACCTGGCCGGCCGCATCCAGGAGCTGCTCGGCCAGGAACGCGAGCAGGTGGCCGACCTGTCGCACCGGCTCCGGACCCCGCTGACCGCGTTGCGGCTGGAGGCCGAGTCGCTGGGCGACCCGCAGGACGCGGCCCGGATCACCAGCGCCGTCGACGGGCTGGAGCGGGCGGTGACCGGCCTGATCCGCCAGGCCCGGCGGCAGCGGCCGGCGGTCGGCCCGGTGGGGTGCGACGCGGCGGCGGTGGTCGCCGACCGGGTGCAGTTCTGGTCGGTGCTGGCCGAGGACACTGGCCGGACGGTCCACCGCGAGCTGGCGTCCGGGCCGTTGCCGGTCGCGGTGCCCGCCGAGGACCTGGCCGCGGCGGTCGACGCGCTGCTCGGCAACGTGTTCGCGCACACCCCGGACGGCACCCCGTTCACCGTGCGGCTCGCCCCTACGGGCGCGAAGCGCTCCGGGTCGTCCGGGGAGGTGCTGCTCACGGTGGCCGACGAGGGGCCGGGCATGCCGCCGGACACGGTCCGCCGGGGAGCCAGCACGGCCGGCTCGACCGGTCTCGGACTGGACATCGCCCGCCGGGCCGCCGAGGTCGGGGGCGGGCGACTGGAGTTGCGGAGCGGCCGGACCGGCGGAGCCGAGGTGTTGCTCCGGCTCGCGCCACCAGCGGCTCCGTCGGGCACCTGA
- a CDS encoding response regulator transcription factor — translation MPRLLLIEDDLTIRTPLVRALRDRGHAVAAASTAMDGLRDALENRPDLVVLDLGLPDLDGRELLRMLRAVSPVPVIVATARDDETEIVRVLDAGADDYVVKPFTAAQLDARVRAVLRRGGSAAGADDPTLVVGGLRVDPRARQVTLDGQPVELTPREFDLLHHLAARPGEVVTKRELMTEVWQIPYGGADKTVDVHLSWLRRKLGENAQQPRYLHTVRGVGVRLAPPEEAG, via the coding sequence GTGCCCCGCCTGCTGCTGATCGAGGACGATCTGACCATCCGGACCCCGCTGGTCCGGGCGCTGCGGGACCGGGGGCACGCGGTGGCGGCCGCGTCGACGGCGATGGACGGGCTGCGCGACGCGCTGGAGAACCGGCCCGACCTGGTCGTGCTCGACCTCGGCCTGCCCGACCTCGACGGTCGGGAACTGCTGCGGATGCTGCGCGCGGTCAGCCCGGTGCCGGTGATCGTGGCCACCGCCCGTGACGACGAGACCGAGATCGTCCGGGTCCTCGACGCGGGTGCGGACGACTACGTGGTGAAGCCGTTCACCGCCGCCCAGCTCGACGCTCGGGTCCGGGCGGTGCTGCGCCGCGGCGGCTCGGCAGCCGGGGCGGACGACCCGACGCTGGTCGTGGGCGGGCTGCGGGTCGACCCGCGTGCCCGCCAGGTGACCCTGGACGGCCAGCCGGTCGAGCTGACCCCGCGCGAGTTCGACCTGCTGCACCATCTGGCCGCCCGCCCCGGCGAGGTGGTCACCAAGCGCGAGCTGATGACCGAGGTCTGGCAGATCCCGTACGGCGGTGCGGACAAGACCGTCGACGTGCACCTGTCGTGGCTGCGCCGGAAGCTGGGGGAGAACGCCCAGCAGCCCCGCTACCTGCACACCGTCCGAGGGGTGGGGGTACGGCTGGCTCCTCCGGAGGAGGCCGGGTGA
- a CDS encoding SRPBCC family protein, whose protein sequence is MPVTDVRHDLDNLTLTITADFAAPVERVWQVYADPRQLEKVWGPPTYPATVVDHDLTPGGRVTYYMTGPEGDKHAGYWLVKSVEEPRGFSFDDGFADLDFNPNPDLPVSGNVYTFTEHDGGTRATYVSTYPSAEALQQVLDMGVVEGASGAINQIDELLAS, encoded by the coding sequence ATGCCCGTGACCGACGTCCGGCACGATCTCGACAACCTGACCCTGACCATCACCGCGGACTTCGCCGCCCCCGTGGAGCGGGTCTGGCAGGTCTACGCCGACCCCCGCCAGCTGGAGAAGGTGTGGGGGCCGCCGACCTACCCGGCGACGGTGGTCGACCACGACCTCACGCCCGGTGGCCGGGTGACGTACTACATGACCGGTCCGGAGGGCGACAAGCACGCCGGATACTGGCTGGTCAAGAGCGTGGAGGAGCCTCGGGGCTTCTCCTTCGACGACGGCTTCGCCGACCTGGACTTCAACCCGAACCCGGACCTGCCGGTCTCCGGGAACGTCTACACCTTCACCGAGCACGACGGCGGCACGCGCGCGACCTACGTCTCCACCTACCCCTCGGCCGAGGCCCTGCAGCAGGTGCTGGACATGGGCGTGGTGGAGGGTGCCTCGGGGGCGATCAACCAGATCGACGAACTGCTCGCCTCCTGA
- a CDS encoding DUF4097 family beta strand repeat-containing protein, producing the protein MPTFDTPGPITASVDLAAGDLRVVASERPDTVVHVRPGDDAENRDVRAAEQTHVEFASGTLTVRGPRQPGLGIFGKVGAVDVLVELPAGSALEVKLGVGGVRCTGVLGGCRLRSGAGDLQVEQAASLSGTTGMGLVAAETVTGDVKLTTGSGKLQVQSVAGPAVLKNGNGETWVGHAGSDVQIRSANGDIAADHVAASITANTASGDIRVRELVRGSATLRSAAGRIEVGIRTGTAARLDVHTQYGKVRNEMTTTDGPAETDEQAEVRARTAFGDILIHRS; encoded by the coding sequence ATGCCCACCTTCGACACTCCCGGACCCATCACCGCCTCTGTCGACCTCGCCGCCGGTGACCTGCGGGTGGTCGCGAGCGAACGGCCGGACACCGTCGTGCACGTACGCCCGGGGGACGACGCCGAGAACCGGGACGTGCGGGCCGCCGAGCAGACCCACGTGGAATTCGCGTCCGGCACCCTGACCGTGCGCGGCCCCCGCCAGCCCGGCCTCGGCATCTTCGGCAAGGTCGGTGCCGTCGACGTGCTCGTCGAACTGCCGGCCGGCTCCGCCCTGGAGGTCAAGCTCGGCGTCGGTGGGGTCCGCTGCACCGGGGTGCTGGGTGGCTGCCGGCTGCGCAGCGGCGCCGGTGACCTCCAGGTCGAGCAGGCCGCGAGCCTGTCGGGGACGACCGGAATGGGGCTGGTGGCCGCCGAGACCGTCACCGGTGACGTCAAGCTGACCACCGGCTCGGGCAAGCTCCAGGTGCAGTCGGTCGCCGGGCCGGCCGTGCTCAAGAACGGCAACGGCGAGACCTGGGTCGGTCACGCCGGCAGCGACGTGCAGATCCGCTCCGCCAACGGCGACATCGCGGCCGACCACGTCGCCGCCTCGATCACCGCGAACACCGCCAGCGGCGACATCCGCGTCCGCGAGCTGGTGCGCGGCTCGGCGACGCTGCGCAGCGCGGCCGGCCGCATCGAGGTCGGCATCCGGACGGGCACCGCGGCCCGGCTCGACGTGCACACCCAGTACGGCAAGGTCCGCAACGAGATGACGACCACCGACGGCCCCGCCGAGACCGACGAGCAGGCCGAGGTGCGTGCGCGTACCGCCTTCGGCGACATCCTGATCCACCGCTCCTGA
- a CDS encoding septum formation initiator, producing the protein MRRPFLAVAGWLVTAVLLTLVGVAAIRLVGESITGTPGGVRSQEEVERALAAPEPSAASATPGAPPPTASARSGVQRVFATTGGSAVAECGPDGVRLVSWAPAQDYRVGEADRGPDDDVEVSFVGPSGEHELKLRCVGGEPVAETDD; encoded by the coding sequence ATGCGCCGTCCGTTCCTCGCCGTCGCCGGCTGGTTGGTCACCGCCGTGCTGCTCACCCTGGTCGGGGTGGCCGCGATCCGCCTGGTCGGGGAGAGCATCACCGGCACCCCGGGCGGCGTGCGCAGTCAGGAGGAGGTCGAGCGGGCGCTGGCCGCGCCGGAGCCGTCGGCAGCTTCCGCCACCCCCGGTGCGCCGCCGCCGACCGCGTCCGCGCGGTCGGGCGTACAGCGGGTCTTCGCGACCACCGGGGGCAGCGCGGTGGCCGAGTGCGGGCCGGACGGCGTACGGCTGGTCTCCTGGGCGCCGGCGCAGGACTACCGGGTGGGCGAGGCCGACCGGGGCCCGGACGACGACGTCGAGGTGAGCTTCGTCGGGCCGTCCGGTGAGCACGAACTGAAGCTGCGTTGCGTCGGCGGCGAACCGGTGGCCGAGACCGACGACTGA
- a CDS encoding toxin-antitoxin system HicB family antitoxin → MELRPYIDALRHELALAAATGGDDARELAERLTAPLESAARLALLDALSEAAAEITRDLAPGSVDLRLRNREPSFVVTPPPADPWTDQSAASPPPPGPAPAPTPGEDEATVRISLRLPEHLKNRVEQAAARAGVSINTWLIRAAAAAADSDAGRPATGSATSGGQRYTGWVR, encoded by the coding sequence ATGGAACTGCGCCCCTACATCGACGCCTTGCGCCACGAGCTTGCGCTCGCCGCCGCAACCGGCGGCGATGACGCCCGTGAGCTGGCCGAGCGGCTCACCGCGCCGCTCGAGTCCGCAGCCAGGCTCGCCCTGCTCGACGCCCTCTCCGAAGCGGCAGCCGAGATCACCCGCGATCTCGCGCCCGGCTCGGTCGACCTGCGGCTGCGTAACCGTGAGCCCAGCTTCGTCGTGACGCCGCCGCCCGCCGACCCGTGGACCGACCAGTCAGCCGCTTCGCCGCCGCCGCCCGGTCCGGCACCGGCACCGACCCCGGGTGAGGACGAGGCGACCGTGCGGATCAGCCTGCGCCTGCCGGAACACCTGAAGAACCGCGTCGAGCAGGCTGCCGCCCGCGCCGGCGTCTCGATCAACACCTGGCTGATCCGGGCCGCGGCCGCCGCGGCCGACAGCGACGCCGGGCGTCCCGCGACCGGGAGCGCGACCAGCGGCGGCCAGCGCTACACCGGCTGGGTCCGCTGA
- a CDS encoding methyltransferase, with translation MIVGGSTIQPERVDAAALRQLGDALRKVVGRAEPTPLADLLSGTPVDPDALTGEIGVEGRRALLDSGMAVDDGATFSSPLRGHQMHGVVVLSDPDVEEDVQHRWYVDPLWEADLLIRLMLRRGGARALDMGCGSGVLSLVLADRYESVLGVDVNPRAVALSRLNAALNGLTNVTFREGDMFEPAEGRFSRIVFNSPTNEEGSEFVDLLEAGEPILETFFRDVPRKLESGGVVEVNLAMNDYPGNPFRDRLGDWLGLTENGLRVHIFTSQRRATGDGGEWKRGWLVIAPGPVGLTETEWPYHDLYEEDPDSLLGATEQQLA, from the coding sequence ATGATCGTCGGAGGCTCGACCATCCAGCCGGAGCGCGTCGACGCGGCGGCACTTCGACAGCTCGGCGACGCCCTGCGGAAGGTGGTCGGCCGAGCCGAGCCGACCCCCCTCGCCGACCTGCTCTCCGGCACCCCGGTCGACCCGGACGCGCTGACCGGGGAGATCGGCGTGGAGGGCCGGCGGGCGCTGCTCGACAGCGGCATGGCCGTCGACGACGGTGCCACCTTCTCCTCGCCGCTGCGCGGCCACCAGATGCACGGCGTGGTGGTGCTCAGCGACCCGGACGTCGAGGAGGATGTGCAGCACCGGTGGTACGTCGACCCGCTCTGGGAGGCGGACCTGCTGATCCGGCTGATGCTCCGGCGTGGCGGCGCGCGCGCCCTGGACATGGGGTGCGGCTCCGGGGTGCTCTCCCTGGTGCTCGCCGACCGGTACGAGTCGGTCCTCGGGGTGGACGTCAACCCGCGCGCGGTGGCGCTGTCCCGCCTCAACGCCGCCCTCAACGGCCTGACGAACGTCACCTTCCGCGAGGGCGACATGTTCGAGCCGGCCGAGGGGCGGTTCTCGCGGATCGTCTTCAACTCGCCGACGAACGAGGAGGGCAGCGAGTTCGTCGACCTGCTCGAAGCCGGTGAGCCGATCCTGGAGACGTTCTTCCGCGACGTGCCCCGGAAGCTGGAGTCCGGTGGCGTGGTCGAGGTCAACCTCGCCATGAACGACTACCCGGGCAACCCCTTCCGGGACCGGCTCGGCGACTGGCTCGGGCTGACCGAGAACGGGCTGCGGGTGCACATCTTCACCTCGCAGCGGCGCGCCACGGGCGACGGGGGCGAGTGGAAGCGGGGCTGGCTGGTGATCGCGCCCGGCCCGGTGGGGCTCACCGAGACCGAGTGGCCGTACCACGACCTCTACGAGGAGGACCCGGACTCGCTGCTCGGCGCGACGGAGCAGCAACTCGCCTGA
- a CDS encoding DUF397 domain-containing protein — protein sequence MDRSRAVWRKSSRSDANGQCVEVAALQGTVAVRDSKDKSGPVLAFAAPDWRSFVNSLKTN from the coding sequence ATGGACCGGTCACGCGCCGTGTGGCGCAAGAGCAGCCGAAGCGATGCCAACGGCCAGTGTGTCGAAGTGGCGGCTCTTCAAGGCACCGTCGCCGTCCGGGACAGCAAGGACAAGAGCGGCCCGGTCCTCGCGTTCGCCGCGCCGGACTGGCGCAGCTTCGTCAACTCCCTCAAGACCAACTAG
- a CDS encoding YwiC-like family protein: MRRRTARKYIPPQHGAWAMLLVPWLAGVLVAGFRWLHLPLLVAWLAGYARLRRERALVNDLASVVQNCVMVLVAATVTGAEISQATLAFVAVLRYFTGTVLYVKTMIRERDNPAFHRLSVIYHVLAFAGAASLGVTLAVVFAVLLARAAALPRYRLAPKHVGIVEIGTSALVLLAAVTA, translated from the coding sequence ATGCGTCGCCGGACGGCACGGAAGTACATCCCACCGCAGCACGGTGCCTGGGCCATGCTGCTCGTCCCCTGGCTCGCCGGTGTCCTCGTCGCCGGGTTCCGGTGGCTGCACCTCCCACTGCTCGTCGCCTGGCTTGCCGGCTACGCCCGGCTGCGGCGTGAGCGGGCCCTGGTCAACGACCTCGCCTCGGTGGTGCAGAACTGCGTCATGGTGCTCGTCGCCGCCACGGTCACCGGTGCCGAAATCAGCCAGGCCACGCTGGCCTTCGTCGCCGTTCTCCGCTACTTCACCGGCACGGTCCTGTACGTCAAGACGATGATCCGCGAGCGGGACAATCCGGCCTTCCACCGCCTCTCGGTGATCTACCACGTGCTCGCGTTCGCCGGGGCGGCCAGCCTCGGCGTCACGCTCGCAGTGGTGTTCGCCGTCCTCCTCGCCCGCGCCGCCGCCCTGCCCCGGTACCGGCTGGCCCCGAAGCACGTCGGCATCGTCGAGATCGGCACCTCCGCTCTCGTGCTCCTCGCCGCCGTGACCGCGTGA
- a CDS encoding ABC transporter permease: MTTMAHALTDSRTMLRRQLLHLRRYPSLTGLLIGMPVVFLLLFAYVFGGTLGAGIGGDRSAYVNYLAPGMLLFTMAGAAAGTAISVATDMTEGIVDRFRSMAISRGSLLTGHVLGSLVQDFLAVVAVLGVALLIGFRPNATAIEWLAVLGVLTATAFALTWFAVALGMVADSVETASNTPMFLSLLPFLGSGFVPTETMPAGLRTFAEYQPFTPIIETLRGLLLGSGIGTSAILALAWCAGISLVSYLWAKRRYNQRVAR, from the coding sequence ATGACCACCATGGCCCACGCCCTCACCGACTCCCGGACCATGCTGCGCCGGCAACTGCTGCACCTGCGGCGTTACCCGTCGCTGACCGGGTTGCTGATCGGTATGCCAGTGGTCTTCCTGCTGCTCTTCGCCTACGTCTTCGGTGGCACGCTCGGCGCCGGCATCGGCGGCGACCGCTCCGCGTACGTGAACTACCTGGCCCCGGGCATGCTGCTCTTCACCATGGCCGGGGCCGCCGCCGGCACCGCCATCTCGGTGGCGACGGACATGACCGAGGGCATCGTCGACCGGTTCCGCAGCATGGCCATCTCCCGGGGCTCGCTGCTGACCGGGCACGTGCTCGGCAGCCTGGTGCAGGACTTCCTGGCGGTGGTCGCCGTGCTCGGCGTCGCCCTGCTCATCGGCTTCCGCCCGAACGCCACCGCGATCGAGTGGCTCGCCGTGCTCGGCGTGCTGACCGCGACCGCGTTCGCGCTGACCTGGTTCGCCGTCGCGCTCGGGATGGTCGCCGACAGCGTCGAGACGGCCAGCAACACGCCCATGTTCCTGAGCCTGCTGCCGTTCCTGGGCAGCGGGTTCGTGCCCACGGAGACGATGCCGGCCGGGTTGCGTACCTTCGCGGAGTACCAGCCGTTCACGCCGATCATCGAGACGTTGCGCGGGCTGCTGCTCGGCTCCGGGATCGGCACCAGCGCGATCCTCGCGCTCGCCTGGTGCGCCGGGATCTCGCTGGTGTCGTACCTGTGGGCCAAGCGCAGGTACAACCAGCGGGTGGCCCGTTAG
- a CDS encoding ArsR/SmtB family transcription factor, protein MTDESEDRADAMFQALADRTRRDILRRVLAGEHSVTALAAKYDMSFAAVQKHVAVLEKAGLLTKRRSGREQLASGDVAAVRSVASMLTELEQVWRGRIARIDALIAADFDQED, encoded by the coding sequence GTGACCGACGAGAGCGAGGACCGGGCGGACGCCATGTTCCAGGCGCTCGCCGACCGCACCCGACGTGACATCCTGCGTCGCGTGCTGGCCGGGGAGCACTCCGTCACCGCGCTCGCGGCGAAGTACGACATGAGCTTCGCCGCGGTGCAGAAGCACGTGGCCGTGCTCGAGAAGGCCGGTCTGCTGACCAAGCGACGCAGCGGTCGCGAGCAGCTGGCCAGCGGCGACGTGGCGGCGGTGCGGTCGGTGGCGTCCATGCTCACCGAACTCGAACAGGTCTGGCGTGGCCGCATCGCCCGCATCGATGCACTCATCGCAGCCGATTTCGACCAGGAGGACTGA
- a CDS encoding helix-turn-helix domain-containing protein, which translates to MFTTLEVDVARASGPTIARWQLGRELHRLREAAKVSHKEIAAELGCSESKIYKIESGAVGVSRADVIVMLTRYGVEDERARHTALELQRQGKERGWWAKFGQLPNPYSMYIGLESAATAVRNFELAVVPGLLQTEAYAYAITSAAWPGQTEEARRRVEVRMTRQTCLTEEPALKFWGIVDEGVLRRQTGGPDVMRRQLHHLIEMSDRPNIELQVLPFSEGWHPGTVGSFSILEFPEDIHSPVVYVVSQAGDAYLEREDDLRRVTLTYTHLHAAALSVNKSRDLIAAIAKDMT; encoded by the coding sequence GTGTTCACGACCCTGGAGGTAGACGTGGCGAGGGCAAGCGGCCCGACGATCGCGCGATGGCAACTCGGCCGGGAGCTACACCGACTCCGCGAGGCGGCGAAGGTCTCGCACAAGGAGATCGCGGCAGAGTTGGGCTGCTCGGAGTCGAAGATCTACAAGATCGAATCAGGCGCAGTAGGCGTCAGCCGCGCCGACGTGATCGTGATGCTGACGCGGTACGGCGTCGAGGACGAGCGAGCCCGGCACACCGCTCTTGAACTCCAGCGCCAGGGCAAGGAGCGCGGTTGGTGGGCGAAGTTCGGGCAGCTTCCGAACCCGTACAGCATGTACATCGGGCTGGAGTCCGCAGCGACGGCGGTACGGAATTTCGAGCTGGCCGTCGTGCCGGGCCTGCTCCAGACGGAGGCGTACGCCTACGCGATCACCAGTGCCGCATGGCCGGGTCAGACCGAGGAGGCGCGCCGCCGAGTTGAGGTGCGGATGACCAGGCAGACTTGCCTGACCGAAGAGCCGGCACTGAAGTTCTGGGGGATCGTGGACGAGGGCGTGCTGCGTCGCCAGACCGGTGGCCCCGACGTCATGCGACGTCAGCTTCACCACCTGATCGAGATGAGTGACCGGCCGAACATCGAGCTTCAAGTCTTGCCGTTCAGCGAGGGATGGCACCCCGGCACGGTGGGCTCCTTCTCGATCCTGGAGTTTCCCGAGGACATCCACAGTCCGGTCGTATACGTGGTCAGCCAGGCCGGGGACGCCTATCTCGAACGGGAGGACGACTTGCGGCGCGTTACGCTGACCTATACCCACCTGCACGCGGCAGCGCTCAGCGTCAACAAGTCCCGCGACCTGATCGCCGCCATCGCCAAGGACATGACGTAG
- a CDS encoding SDR family oxidoreductase has translation MTVPQRVAIVTGGSQGIGRQIVKRLAADGYAVVLNYATSKVEAEQTVAEIAAAGGDAVAVQADVADEFAVARLFDTAEQTYGGIDVVVNSAGNVVHAPIVELDLADLDRVHRTNVRGTFVVDQQAARRVRPGGAIINISSTTPKLSLPTYSAYAASKAAVDAITLILARELGERDITVNAVAPGATATALFLDGKDEQAVARMAAMSPMNRLGEPADTADVVAFLVSPAGRWINGQVLYVNGGAA, from the coding sequence ATGACCGTCCCGCAGCGTGTCGCGATCGTCACCGGTGGATCCCAGGGCATCGGTCGCCAGATCGTGAAACGGTTGGCCGCGGACGGCTACGCGGTGGTGCTGAACTACGCCACCAGCAAGGTCGAGGCGGAGCAGACCGTGGCCGAGATCGCCGCCGCCGGTGGAGACGCCGTCGCGGTGCAGGCCGACGTCGCCGACGAGTTCGCGGTGGCCAGACTCTTCGACACCGCCGAGCAGACCTACGGCGGAATCGACGTCGTCGTGAACTCGGCCGGGAACGTGGTCCACGCCCCCATCGTCGAGCTGGACCTCGCGGATCTGGACCGGGTGCACCGGACGAACGTCCGCGGCACCTTCGTGGTCGACCAGCAGGCGGCCCGCCGGGTCCGGCCCGGAGGCGCGATCATCAACATCTCCAGTACGACGCCCAAGCTGTCCCTGCCCACCTACTCCGCCTATGCCGCCAGCAAGGCCGCGGTGGACGCGATCACCCTGATCCTGGCCCGGGAGCTGGGGGAACGCGACATCACCGTGAACGCCGTCGCACCCGGGGCCACCGCCACCGCCCTTTTCCTCGACGGCAAGGACGAGCAGGCCGTCGCCCGGATGGCGGCGATGTCGCCGATGAACCGGCTCGGCGAGCCGGCCGACACCGCCGACGTGGTGGCCTTCCTCGTCAGTCCGGCCGGGCGGTGGATCAACGGCCAGGTGCTGTACGTCAACGGCGGTGCCGCCTGA